The DNA segment TGTTCTACCATAAAATCAGGCTTGTGATTGGCTATCATTTATCCCTTGAAGTTAACGAGATTTTTGAGGGGGAAATTGAACTAGACGAAAGCTATTTTGGTGGTCATCGAAAGGGAAAACGAGGACGAGGAGCGGCTGGAAAAGTTGCTGTTTTTGGGTTACTAAAACGACAAGGAAAGGTATTTACTGTTGTGGTTGAAAACACCAAGAGTGAAACATTACTCCCTGTTATTAAAAGAAAAATCAAGCCTGATAGCTGGGTTTATACGGACACTTATCGCAGTTATGATGCGCTTGATGTGAGTGAATTTCACCACGAACGAATCAATCATTCCGAGCTATTTGCGGTGAAACAAAATCATATTAATGGCATTGAAAATTTTTGGAATCAGGCGAAGCGGATACTGCGAAAATATAATGGAATTAACCGAAAAAACTTTCCTTTATTCTTGAAGGAATGTGAATTTCGGTTTAACTTTGGGACACCAAAAGAGCAGTTAAAAATA comes from the Avibacterium avium genome and includes:
- a CDS encoding IS1595 family transposase, which codes for MKITYCKLKKSIQKKLLEFFVAEVTARTAANLLDIQPNTAALFYHKIRLVIGYHLSLEVNEIFEGEIELDESYFGGHRKGKRGRGAAGKVAVFGLLKRQGKVFTVVVENTKSETLLPVIKRKIKPDSWVYTDTYRSYDALDVSEFHHERINHSELFAVKQNHINGIENFWNQAKRILRKYNGINRKNFPLFLKECEFRFNFGTPKEQLKILRKWCEI